One window of the Zea mays cultivar B73 chromosome 3, Zm-B73-REFERENCE-NAM-5.0, whole genome shotgun sequence genome contains the following:
- the LOC103649827 gene encoding glycosyltransferase BC10, which yields MKDTSKPTRASRSVGKLLYVVHMFLFVSLGFVLGMASISKFPNMIYTPFVASLPFPTPPPPPPTPSPPRPPPLPATPLLPAPRNLGRMGLMDLLAPSGVIHNMTDEELFWRASMAPKGHRTPYHRVPKIAFLFLVRGELPLRPLWEKFFAGNDQELYSIYVHPDPSYTGSPPRDSVFYGRMIPSKETKWGHVSLVEAESRLLASALLDHSNERFVLLSEACIPVYNFSTVYAFLAGSATSFVDSYGNGDCRARYDRFFAERTNITIEHWRKGAQWFEMDRALALEVVGDEPYIQMFRDFCVGRWRCLTDEHYLPTLLNLLGWARNANRSLTYADWKRPQGMHPHTHDGAEVTEELLNRIREDGGNRCFYNGARAGICSLFARKFSPDTLQPLLRLAPKVMGFG from the exons ATGAAGGACACAAGCAAGCCCACACGGGCGTCGCGCTCAGTCGGGAAACTCCTGTATGTGGTTCATATGTTTCTCTTCGTCTCCTTGGGATTTGTCCTAGGCATGGCGTCCATATCCAAGTTTCCAAACATGATCTACACCCCTTTCGTTGCATCATTGCCCTTtccaacgccgccgccgccgccgcctacgCCGTCTCCGCCGCGTCCACCGCCTCTACCAGCAACGCCATTGCTGCCAGCACCACGGAACCTAGGAAGAATGGGGCTGATGGACTTGCTTGCACCAAGCGGCGTTATCCACAACATGACCGACGAGGAGCTATTCTGGAGGGCGTCTATGGCGCCGAAGGGACATCGCACGCCTTACCACCGTGTGCCCAAGATCGCTTTCTTGTTCCTGGTGAGAGGGGAGCTGCCACTGCGGCCTCTGTGGGAGAAGTTCTTCGCGGGGAACGACCAAGAGCTCTACTCCATCTACGTGCACCCTGATCCATCCTACACCGGCTCGCCGCCCAGGGACTCCGTGTTCTACGGCCGCATGATCCCAAGCAAG GAAACGAAGTGGGGGCACGTGAGCCTGGTGGAGGCAGAGAGCCGGCTGCTGGCGAGCGCGCTCCTGGACCACAGCAACGAGCGCTTCGTGCTGCTGTCCGAGGCGTGCATCCCCGTCTACAACTTCTCCACCGTCTACGCCTTCCTCGCCGGCTCCGCCACCAGCTTCGTGGACAGCTACGGGAACGGCGACTGCCGCGCGCGCTACGACAGGTTCTTCGCCGAGCGCACCAACATCACGATCGAGCACTGGCGCAAGGGCGCGCAGTGGTTCGAGATGGACCGGGCCCTGGCGCTCGAGGTCGTCGGCGACGAGCCCTACATCCAGATGTTCCGCGACTTCTGCGTCGGGCGGTGGCGCTGCCTCACCGACGAGCACTACCTGCCGACGCTGCTCAACCTGCTGGGGTGGGCGCGCAACGCCAACCGGAGCCTCACGTACGCGGACTGGAAGCGGCCGCAGGGGATGCACCCGCACACCCACGACGGGGCGGAGGTGACGGAGGAGCTGCTCAACAGGATCAGGGAGGACGGCGGCAACCGCTGCTTCTACAACGGCGCCCGCGCCGGGATCTGCAGCCTGTTTGCGCGCAAGTTCTCGCCGGACACGCTCCAGCCGCTGCTGCGCTTGGCTCCCAAGGTCATGGGCTTTGGGTGA